In Saccharothrix violaceirubra, the following are encoded in one genomic region:
- a CDS encoding response regulator, with protein MIKVMLADDEDLVRSGLRMILSSSGDIEVVAECDDGHLVADLARQHRPHVVLLDIRMRSSDGLMALRRLRAIPDPPRIAMLTTFDVDEYVSEALRLGASGFLLKDTEPEQLVKAVRDLARGGAVLDPGVAARVLAAVADGERAAEPARRLLASLSEREREVLVLIGQGMSNAEIGGTLHLSEATVKGYVSSVLGKIGAVNRVQAALVAFRGGLIA; from the coding sequence GTGATCAAGGTGATGCTGGCCGACGACGAAGATCTCGTCCGGTCCGGCCTTCGCATGATCCTCAGCAGCAGCGGCGACATCGAGGTCGTGGCCGAATGCGACGACGGGCACCTGGTGGCCGACCTGGCCCGCCAGCACCGCCCGCACGTCGTGCTGCTCGACATCAGGATGCGGTCCTCGGACGGGTTGATGGCCCTGCGCCGGCTGCGCGCCATCCCGGACCCGCCCCGGATCGCCATGCTCACCACGTTCGACGTGGACGAGTACGTGTCCGAGGCCCTGCGCCTGGGAGCGTCGGGATTCCTGTTGAAGGACACCGAACCCGAACAACTGGTCAAGGCCGTGCGCGATCTGGCCCGCGGCGGAGCCGTGCTGGATCCCGGTGTCGCCGCCCGGGTGCTGGCCGCGGTCGCCGACGGCGAACGGGCCGCGGAGCCCGCGCGCCGGCTTCTCGCCTCGCTGTCGGAACGGGAGCGCGAAGTCCTCGTGCTCATCGGACAGGGCATGTCGAACGCCGAGATCGGCGGGACACTGCACCTCTCCGAGGCGACGGTCAAGGGTTATGTGTCCTCGGTGCTCGGCAAGATCGGTGCGGTCAACCGCGTGCAGGCGGCCTTGGTCGCCTTCCGCGGCGGCCTGATCGCCTGA